In the genome of Telluria beijingensis, one region contains:
- a CDS encoding tRNA-uridine aminocarboxypropyltransferase, whose product MKRAVCDVCLRAQSACICGWIVRIEAQAGLLVLQHPLEVGNAKNSARLLHLSVAGSALAVGETFDAAELDGLLHADGRVPVLLYPETAGDQNLPPPPHVALSAERVRLVLLDATWRKSRKMLYLNPALQRLPRLALSDVAPSNYRIRKAHAPHQLSSLEAAAQALGQLEGDGERYRPLLDAFDGFVSQQASYGALVFGNGAA is encoded by the coding sequence ATGAAGCGCGCGGTGTGCGATGTGTGCCTGCGCGCGCAGTCGGCGTGCATCTGCGGCTGGATCGTGCGGATCGAGGCGCAGGCCGGCTTGCTGGTGCTGCAGCATCCGCTGGAAGTCGGCAATGCCAAGAACAGTGCGCGGCTGCTGCACCTGAGCGTGGCGGGCAGCGCGCTGGCGGTGGGCGAGACCTTCGATGCGGCCGAACTGGATGGCTTGCTGCATGCGGACGGGCGCGTGCCGGTGCTGCTGTATCCGGAGACGGCGGGGGACCAGAACCTGCCGCCGCCGCCCCATGTCGCGTTGTCGGCGGAGCGGGTGCGGCTGGTGCTGCTGGACGCCACCTGGCGCAAGAGCCGCAAGATGCTGTACCTGAATCCGGCCTTGCAGCGCCTGCCGCGGTTGGCGCTGAGCGATGTGGCGCCGTCGAACTACCGCATCCGCAAGGCGCATGCGCCGCATCAGTTGTCGAGCCTGGAGGCGGCGGCGCAGGCGCTGGGCCAGCTGGAAGGCGATGGCGAGCGCTACCGGCCGCTGCTGGATGCCTTCGATGGGTTTGTTTCGCAACAGGCGTCGTACGGCGCGCTTGTATTCGGTAATGGGGCGGCGTAA
- a CDS encoding ATP-binding protein, whose product MVELIVFVGAESTGKSTLARHLAHRLDAGFVPEIGRFIWEEKQGRLTADDYVEIAERHRDAEDEAVRQATGKLVFVDTNALITLLLGLCFGQVTEPVPPALLRYAEDCRSRYLHHFVCADDIPYEEEPGVRENAAWRTYIQRLVLEDLNRRGVGYTVLTGTLEQRAAKVMEVLSALGQPDRLRQVAA is encoded by the coding sequence ATGGTGGAGCTCATCGTATTCGTCGGGGCCGAGTCGACCGGCAAGTCGACCCTGGCCAGGCATCTGGCGCACCGTCTCGACGCCGGCTTCGTCCCCGAAATCGGCCGCTTCATCTGGGAAGAAAAACAGGGACGGCTGACCGCCGACGATTACGTCGAGATCGCCGAGCGCCACCGCGATGCCGAAGACGAGGCGGTCCGGCAGGCGACCGGCAAACTGGTCTTCGTCGACACCAACGCGCTCATCACGCTGCTGCTCGGCCTGTGCTTCGGTCAGGTCACCGAACCGGTCCCGCCCGCGCTGCTGCGCTACGCCGAGGATTGCCGCAGCCGCTACCTGCACCATTTCGTGTGCGCCGACGACATCCCGTATGAAGAAGAACCTGGCGTGCGCGAGAACGCCGCATGGCGCACCTACATCCAGCGCCTGGTGCTGGAAGACCTGAACCGCCGCGGCGTCGGCTACACGGTGTTGACGGGCACGCTGGAACAGCGCGCCGCGAAGGTGATGGAAGTACTGTCCGCACTCGGACAGCCAGATAGGCTCAGGCAGGTAGCGGCGTAA
- a CDS encoding PA0069 family radical SAM protein: MREPFDDGHIAFAPSPPPLAKKGRGAVSNLQGRYEVNGRERFDDGWVVDHDAMPAFKTVVTDEIAKSILSRNSSPDIPFSVSLNPYRGCEHGCIYCFARPTHSYLGLSPGLDFESRLFAKVNAPELLRRELAKPGYVPEHIAIGVNTDAYQPCERERKLTRAVLEVLAECRHPAGLITKSSLIERDIDILAPMAANGLACAAVTLTTLDAEISRTLEPRAAAPMRRLRTIRTLADAGIPVSVSVAPIIPFVTEPEIERILEAARDAGAVGAHYTVLRLPHEVNPLFQEWLQAHFPDRAQRVMNRIREMRGGKDYDSDFATRMKGEGVWADLIRQRFEKASQRLGFSDLRGRFGRLDGSQFRRPLVVPQTLKREGKGAGQLNLF, from the coding sequence ATCCGGGAACCGTTTGACGATGGGCATATCGCCTTCGCACCATCTCCGCCGCCGTTGGCGAAAAAGGGCCGTGGAGCGGTGTCGAACTTGCAGGGCCGCTACGAGGTCAATGGCCGCGAGCGCTTTGACGACGGCTGGGTAGTCGATCACGATGCCATGCCGGCATTCAAGACCGTCGTCACCGACGAGATCGCCAAGAGCATCCTATCGCGCAACAGTTCGCCAGACATCCCGTTCAGCGTTTCCTTGAATCCCTATCGCGGCTGCGAGCACGGCTGCATCTATTGTTTCGCGCGGCCGACGCACAGCTACCTGGGCCTGTCTCCGGGACTCGATTTCGAAAGCCGCCTGTTCGCCAAGGTCAACGCGCCCGAGTTATTGCGGCGCGAACTGGCAAAACCCGGCTACGTGCCAGAGCACATCGCTATCGGCGTCAACACCGATGCCTATCAACCCTGCGAGCGCGAGCGCAAGCTCACACGCGCGGTGCTCGAGGTGCTGGCCGAGTGCCGCCATCCGGCCGGCCTGATCACCAAGTCGTCGCTGATCGAGCGCGACATCGACATCCTGGCGCCGATGGCCGCCAATGGCCTGGCCTGTGCGGCGGTGACGCTCACCACGCTCGACGCCGAGATCTCGCGCACGCTGGAGCCGCGCGCCGCGGCCCCGATGCGGCGCCTGCGCACCATCCGCACGCTGGCCGATGCCGGCATCCCGGTGAGCGTCAGCGTGGCGCCGATCATCCCCTTCGTGACCGAACCCGAGATCGAGCGCATCCTCGAAGCGGCGCGCGATGCCGGCGCGGTCGGCGCGCATTACACGGTGCTGCGCCTGCCGCACGAGGTGAATCCGCTGTTCCAGGAATGGCTGCAGGCCCACTTCCCCGACCGTGCGCAGCGGGTGATGAACCGGATTCGCGAGATGCGGGGCGGGAAGGATTACGACAGCGATTTCGCGACCCGCATGAAAGGCGAGGGCGTGTGGGCCGACCTGATTCGCCAGCGCTTTGAAAAGGCGTCGCAGCGGCTCGGGTTCTCGGATTTGCGCGGGCGTTTCGGGCGGCTCGATGGTTCGCAGTTCAGGCGGCCACTGGTGGTGCCGCAGACGCTGAAGAGGGAGGGAAAGGGCGCTGGACAGCTGAATTTATTCTAG
- a CDS encoding efflux transporter outer membrane subunit, giving the protein MRRRPLLVAALPLLLSACAMAPQPAPESSLSVPAAWRTESTDAATVDRDWWRAFGDPVLDGLVRRALDNNGDLRIARARLQEYQARIRVADSARLPALNLSLGPTRARAIGPFGEPVETTSVVGAVQASYELDLFGRVAGSVAAARFESLSQEAALDATALAVAANTASSYLTLLGLDAQLALARATLESRERSFELARHQFEVGYSSRLEMSQAEAELHATAATVPQLERQIALQEQALNLLLGASPGPVARGADLMALREPRPAPGLPSELLRRRPDIAQAERLVAASDASLAVARDALLPSIRLTASLGAQGHSLSQLLRSPTELWSIGGSVLAPLFDAGRLRAQAEIAGTVRDRAVFTYESVVRTAFAETENALASIEGLHRQLVEAEARRVAANEVLRVAGNRYRNGYASYLEELDAQRTAFTADLNALQLRASLLAAHVDLYRALGGGWRPAP; this is encoded by the coding sequence GTGAGGCGCCGTCCGCTCCTTGTCGCGGCGCTGCCCCTGCTGTTGTCGGCCTGCGCGATGGCGCCGCAGCCGGCGCCGGAATCATCCTTGAGCGTGCCTGCAGCCTGGCGCACTGAGAGTACGGACGCCGCCACGGTCGATCGCGACTGGTGGCGCGCCTTCGGCGATCCGGTGCTCGATGGCCTGGTGCGGCGCGCGCTCGACAATAACGGTGACCTCAGGATTGCCCGCGCGCGCCTGCAGGAATACCAGGCGCGCATTCGTGTCGCCGACAGCGCGCGGCTGCCTGCATTGAACCTGTCATTGGGACCGACCCGCGCACGCGCCATCGGCCCGTTCGGCGAACCGGTCGAGACCACCTCGGTCGTCGGCGCGGTGCAGGCCAGCTATGAGCTGGACCTGTTCGGGCGCGTGGCCGGCAGCGTCGCGGCGGCGCGCTTCGAGTCGCTGTCGCAGGAGGCGGCGTTGGACGCCACGGCGCTGGCGGTGGCGGCGAACACGGCATCCAGCTACCTGACCCTGCTGGGCCTGGACGCCCAACTGGCGCTGGCGCGCGCGACCCTGGAATCGCGCGAGCGCTCGTTCGAACTCGCCCGCCACCAGTTCGAGGTCGGCTACAGTTCGCGCCTGGAGATGTCGCAGGCCGAGGCCGAGCTGCACGCGACCGCCGCCACCGTCCCCCAGCTGGAACGCCAGATCGCGCTGCAGGAACAGGCGCTGAACCTGCTGCTGGGCGCCAGTCCCGGCCCGGTGGCGCGGGGCGCCGATTTGATGGCCTTGCGCGAGCCGCGGCCCGCGCCGGGGCTGCCGTCCGAACTGCTGCGCCGGCGGCCCGACATCGCCCAGGCCGAACGGCTGGTGGCGGCCAGCGACGCCAGCCTGGCAGTGGCGCGCGACGCGCTGCTGCCGTCGATCCGCCTGACGGCGTCACTGGGCGCGCAGGGACATAGCCTGTCGCAGTTGCTGCGTTCGCCGACCGAGTTGTGGAGCATCGGCGGCAGCGTGCTGGCGCCGCTGTTCGACGCGGGCCGGCTGCGCGCCCAGGCCGAGATCGCGGGCACGGTGCGCGACCGCGCGGTGTTCACCTATGAATCGGTGGTGCGCACGGCGTTCGCCGAGACCGAGAATGCGCTGGCCTCGATCGAGGGGCTGCACCGGCAACTGGTCGAGGCCGAGGCGCGGCGGGTGGCGGCGAACGAAGTATTGCGGGTGGCGGGCAACCGCTATCGCAACGGCTATGCCTCGTATCTCGAAGAACTCGACGCCCAGCGCACGGCCTTCACTGCCGACCTGAATGCGCTGCAGTTGCGCGCGAGCCTGCTGGCCGCCCACGTCGACCTGTACCGCGCGCTGGGCGGTGGGTGGAGGCCGGCGCCATGA
- a CDS encoding gamma-glutamylcyclotransferase: MSHNTIAINQRMNKFDGRRSVWLFGYGSLIFKADFPFIDRRPAHIGGWSRRFWQGSHDHRGTETAPGRVVTLVPDAGALCHGMAYLVTPEEFAHLDHREKNGYLRLATEMHFDDGSSDEGIVYIATHENEAYLGPADERDIARQIASARGPSGPNSEYLLGLAQALRELGKPDPHVFALERHLADFGVTPLPA, encoded by the coding sequence ATGTCCCACAACACGATCGCGATCAACCAGCGGATGAACAAATTCGACGGCCGCCGAAGTGTCTGGCTGTTCGGTTATGGTTCGCTGATCTTCAAGGCCGACTTCCCCTTCATCGACCGGCGTCCGGCCCATATCGGCGGCTGGTCGCGCCGCTTCTGGCAGGGTTCGCATGACCACCGCGGCACCGAGACGGCGCCAGGGCGCGTCGTCACGCTGGTGCCGGACGCCGGCGCGCTGTGCCACGGCATGGCCTACCTGGTGACGCCCGAAGAATTCGCCCACCTCGACCACCGCGAAAAGAACGGCTACCTGCGCCTCGCGACCGAGATGCATTTCGACGACGGCAGCAGCGACGAAGGCATCGTGTACATCGCCACGCACGAGAACGAGGCCTATCTCGGCCCGGCCGACGAGCGCGATATCGCGCGCCAGATCGCGTCGGCGCGAGGCCCGAGCGGTCCGAACAGCGAGTACCTGCTGGGCCTGGCGCAGGCGTTGAGGGAACTCGGCAAGCCCGATCCGCACGTGTTCGCGCTCGAGCGGCACCTGGCCGATTTCGGGGTTACGCCGCTACCTGCCTGA
- a CDS encoding MFS transporter, with the protein MATSIPAAQNGHPLNPAGKGGSAVSVEHGLHAAGVGRFQYRIFLIFGLVWLADAMQVLSIGFSAPSIAKTFGLSMPQALQTGTLFFVGMLIGAFAFGRLADRIGRRPVLMMAVVIDACFGVASAFAPDFAWLLALRFMTGIGVGATLPVDYTMMAEFLPSDRRGRWLVLLESFWALGTICLAVLALWAVQWGDDAWRLIFFVTGLPALVGVVLRFYVPESPLYLHRSGKSEEARAVLARVARTNGRAVEIPALQPERRVKTSLFSLFRDGLRRRSVSLFLAWGLISIAYYGVFVYLPIRLSAEGFGFMRGQEFLIVLALVQLPGFALAAYGVERWGRKPTLVGFLLLSSVGCLGYSLGSATALVVGSTLLMSFALLGTWGALYAFTPEVYPTRLRASGMGMAGAVARFGGLFAPAIVAPVMATHFTLALAMLSSFLLVGAVAILCVDTESRQRALD; encoded by the coding sequence ATGGCCACCTCGATTCCTGCAGCGCAGAACGGACACCCATTGAATCCCGCCGGGAAGGGCGGTTCCGCAGTGTCGGTAGAACATGGCCTGCACGCCGCCGGCGTCGGCCGCTTCCAGTACCGCATCTTCCTGATCTTCGGCCTGGTCTGGCTGGCCGACGCCATGCAGGTGCTGTCGATCGGCTTCAGCGCGCCGTCGATCGCCAAGACCTTCGGCCTGAGCATGCCGCAAGCCCTGCAGACAGGCACGCTGTTCTTCGTCGGCATGCTGATCGGCGCCTTCGCCTTCGGCCGCCTGGCCGATCGCATCGGCCGGCGTCCGGTGCTGATGATGGCGGTGGTGATCGACGCCTGCTTCGGCGTGGCGTCCGCCTTCGCGCCCGATTTCGCCTGGCTGCTGGCGCTGCGCTTCATGACCGGCATCGGCGTCGGCGCCACCCTGCCGGTCGACTACACGATGATGGCCGAGTTCCTGCCCAGCGACCGCCGCGGCCGCTGGCTGGTGCTGCTCGAATCGTTCTGGGCGCTGGGGACGATCTGCCTGGCCGTGCTGGCGCTGTGGGCGGTGCAGTGGGGCGACGATGCCTGGCGCCTGATCTTCTTCGTCACCGGCTTGCCGGCCCTGGTCGGTGTCGTCCTGCGCTTTTATGTTCCCGAGTCGCCGCTCTACCTGCACCGTAGCGGCAAGTCCGAAGAAGCCCGCGCCGTGCTCGCGCGCGTGGCCCGGACCAATGGCCGCGCCGTCGAGATCCCGGCGCTGCAACCCGAGCGTCGGGTGAAGACGTCGCTGTTCTCGCTGTTCAGGGATGGCCTGCGCCGCCGCAGTGTTTCACTGTTCCTGGCCTGGGGCCTGATCTCGATCGCCTACTACGGCGTGTTCGTCTACCTGCCGATCAGGCTGTCCGCCGAAGGCTTCGGTTTCATGCGCGGCCAGGAATTCCTGATCGTGCTGGCGCTGGTCCAGTTGCCGGGCTTCGCGCTGGCCGCCTATGGCGTCGAACGCTGGGGCCGCAAGCCGACGCTGGTCGGCTTCCTGTTGCTCAGCAGCGTAGGCTGCCTGGGCTACAGCCTGGGCAGCGCGACGGCGCTGGTGGTGGGCTCGACACTGCTGATGAGTTTTGCCCTGCTCGGCACCTGGGGCGCGCTGTATGCGTTCACGCCCGAAGTCTATCCAACCCGGCTGCGCGCCAGCGGCATGGGCATGGCAGGCGCCGTGGCCCGCTTCGGCGGCCTGTTCGCGCCGGCGATCGTCGCGCCGGTGATGGCGACGCACTTTACGCTGGCGCTGGCGATGCTGTCGAGCTTCCTGCTGGTGGGGGCGGTCGCCATCCTGTGCGTCGATACCGAGTCGCGTCAGCGGGCGCTCGACTGA